One Terriglobia bacterium genomic window, GCTGTCACGGTAGCAGCGGTGGACAATTCCCGGCCACGGAAACGTCCTGCCCAAGCAGTCTTCACACACGTGGTTGTCGCGAAACAAAAATGAGTTGATGCAAAAAAGACGGTAGTTGTGCAAAGTCTGCACTACCGGGACCCGGCAGCGCGAAGCGGCGTAATACACAGATGGAGACCACAAGGGGAAAAAATTCTGGACGTGGAGGATGTCATAGTCGCCCGCGTGCAGTTCTTTTTCGACGCGGACGCGGGAGCGCGAAGACCACAGCGTGCCGATGGCCGTCCTAGTCCTGCCTAACTCGGCGATGGCGCTGTTGTCCTGCTCCAGCAGCGCCACCTGCTGGCCGTGTTCGCGCAGCAACGCAACATCGGCGGCGGTGGCGTGGTCTTCCCCGCCGGAGACCAGGTAACGGTTGTGAAGCATCAACACTTTCATCCAGACCTGCGTTCTCTCATAAGCTGGTGTTTTCCTTGGGCAGCTTGGCTGTACAGCCCGCCCATGCACCCTTATATAAGGACCAGACTCTACGCCAGTCGAGCCTGGCAGCGAAAAACAGGGTTCGGTAGACCATCCAGGCGCAAAAGAAAGGCATTTTGATGGGCCACAGGCGGAGGGGCAAGTGCTTGCGCGCGAAGATGATGTTGTTTCGCGCCAGGTAGAATTCGATGAACCCGCTGCGCTGGCCCTTGTCGGTGACGTAGTGCTCCTTGTGCCAAATGACGGCTTGCGGGACGTACATGCCTTTGTATCCGGCCTGCACCGCCCGCAGGGACCACTCAATATCTTCGTAAAAGTGAAAATAAACTTCTTCGAACACGCCGATGCGGCGCACCACTTCCGCCTTGGCCAGCAGCGCGCATCCGGAAAGAAACGTCACTTCGCGAAGCTGGTCAAATGAGCCGTCATCACGCTGGCGAAGCCCGACGATCTTGGGGAACAATCTCCAGC contains:
- a CDS encoding glycosyltransferase family 2 protein, producing MTFPPPNQGATLAREPRVSIIILNWNSFAVTLDCLKSLRKLDYRNYEVVVVDNGSADSSADQLAEAAPEILLVRNQVNLGFAAGCNVGMRNALSRGADYVLLLNNDTVVAPDFLSQMMRVAESDHRIGLLNPKIYFFDPPARLNYAGGIHKRWRLFPKIVGLRQRDDGSFDQLREVTFLSGCALLAKAEVVRRIGVFEEVYFHFYEDIEWSLRAVQAGYKGMYVPQAVIWHKEHYVTDKGQRSGFIEFYLARNNIIFARKHLPLRLWPIKMPFFCAWMVYRTLFFAARLDWRRVWSLYKGAWAGCTAKLPKENTSL